ATATAGCCTAAGCGAAGTCCAATAAAGTAAAGGATATGATCTCCAAATGCGATTTCGACTTGTGTGTTACGATCCGGCCGTTCTTCCTCCGTGCCATAAAAAAGTATTCCACCAAGCATTAAATGTAAAAGTAGTCTTCGTCCATCATGAAGATGAAACAAAATATACTTGGCACGCCGCTCAACAAAAACAACACGCGCACCGATCAATGCATTTCTAAAAGCTTCTGTTTCCATATTAATTGATTTTTCTCTGTTCACGATTACATCAGATATTGGCACATTTATAATATGCTGACTAAGCAGCTTTCTATAATTCTCCATTTCCGGCAATTCCGGCATAGCTCATCGTCCCTTCTAGGTTGGTGAAGTAATAAGATCCTAGCTATTATACACCGAGAAACGTTTTAAGTTCAGTTAAATCGGCACAAATTTCATCCGGTGAGATTCCGGTAAGGTTTTTATAGTGGTCAAGATTTTCTGCATTGGTTAATCCGGTAAATACAAGAACTGTACGACAGCCCGCATTTACTCCAGCTGCTATATCTGTACGCATATTATCACCGACAACCACTGCATGTTCAGGCTCTATACCAAGAAGATCTGTCGCAAATTTGATTAAATGGGATTCCGGCTTGCCAATCACTACCGGACTCACTCCACTAGCAGCCTCGATGGCTGCTCCGATCGTACCTGCGCCAGGCATAATGCCATCATCTGATGGCAGCATTAAGTCTGGGTTAGTGAGTACAAACTTTGCTCCTCCCAGAATCCAGCGTGAAGCTTGCGAGAGCGACGTATAGTTGAAGGAGCGATCGATGCCTTGCAGTACATAATCGGGTGAGTCTGTGACAATGCGGAGCCCAGCTTCGGTACAAGCCACATGCAAACCCTCTTCTCCAAGTATCGCCACTGCAGCCCCAGGTGATTCCTCAGCTATGTAACGTGCGGCCGCCATTGATGAGGTACATACCTCCTCAGCTTTCGCATCGATTCCCATTCCACATAAATGTGCAGCCACATTAGCAGCTGTACGCGATGAATTGTTGGTAACAAATAAAAAAGGAATGCCCACTTCACGCAGACCTTTAATCAGTAAATCAGCACCAGGAATCATTTTTTGCCCATGGTATAACGTACCATCTAAGTCAATCAATAATCCTTTAATCTGTTCCATTATAAATCCCTCTATTTCCATAAAAAATTAATTAATGCGATAAATTAATAATGGTATTAATAAACATTCAACCTAAGCCCAGCTTGGATTTAGAATGATTAATAATACTTTTTGTTTGGTGGTATTGTCCGTTTATTTTCGGCAAGATTTCCAGCCATTCGTACCTCTTTCACGCTGTAATTACTTTAAATCTAACACACTTCGTCGAATGAAATCGAACGAGAGACTCTTCCAGCATTTTTTAGCATAGCACTGTCATTTCCTGCGCTTTCCCGGAAAATAATCATTTCCCCAATTGCCCGTTTTGTCTTCGATAAATTGGATATGTGCCGAATTCCTCCGCTAATAATGTCTCTGGAAAAATGAGTTCAGCTTCTTCCAGCAAAGGAATTAACTCTTCAGACGAACTGTAACGAGAGCTGAAATGAGTCAACAATAGTTGGCCTGCATTGGCTTCCTTTGCTAGCTCTGCAGCTTGACGTGCGGTACTGTGATGGTATTGATACGCCATTTCTGCCAGATCATGAGCAAAGGTTGCTTCATGAACGATAAGGTCTGCATGAAGTGAGAGTTCTAAAGCTCCTGAACAAGGTCTTGTGTCTCCCAAGATCGTAACAATACGCCCTCTTTTAGGTTCTCTAACAACATCAGCAGCGCAGATACGAACACCGTCATCCGTTATAACATCTTCACCTTTTTTTAATTTTCCATATAACGGTCCAGGCTTTAAGCCAAAACTCTTTAGTAATTCCGTATTGAGGCTCCCAGGACTATCCTTTTCCGTTACCCGGTAACCATAGCTATCAATACGATGCTCTAATAATGCTGCCTCCACTTTAAAACCATCATCCTCAAATACCGTTCCTCCTGTATGCTCAACAATCTCAATCTTGTATGGAATTCGGGATTGGCTCACAGCTAAGGATATATCTAAGTATGCCTTCAATCCAGGTGGACCATAAACCGTTAAAGGAGAAGTCCCTCCCTGATAACCACGACTAGATAATAAACCTGGAAGACCAAATAGATGATCTCCGTGTAAGTGTGTAATAAATAGCTTTTCCAGCTTCCCTAGGCGAATCGGTGAGCGAAGAACCTGATGCTGAGTCCCTTCCCCGCAATCGAACATCCAAATGCTACGGCGTTCTTCAAGAAGTCTTAATGCAATCGACGTTACATTGCGTTGTATAGTTGGTACCCCTGCATTCGTACCTAAAAAATATAATTCCATCCTTTGTCCTCCCTTCGTCTTAACGGCTGAACAATCTCTTATCTATTCTAAACGTCCTTCTTCCAGCAAAAAACCCCCCAGTTACGGGAGGTTCCGCTGAAAGGGATACAATCCCCCTACAGACCGGGTGTATAAATGAAAGAATTACAGCTTCTCTACATTAAAATACTGCGCTTCTGGATGAGCGAATACCATCGCCGAAACGGAAGCCTCAGGCTCCATCATAAAGCCTTCTGTAAGGTGAACACCGATATCCTCTGGGGATAATAGTTTAAATAGTGGTCCCTGATCTTCCAGATCTGGGCATGCAGGATAACCAAAGGATACACGAATCCCTTGATATCTTGCCCCATGTCTTTGTTTCATGGTCATATCTGCAGGATCTGGGAAGCCCCATGTATCACGCATCATATGATGAACACGCTCCGCTAATCCTTCTGCTACTTCCAGCGCTACAGATTGTAACGCATGTGAGCGTAAATAATCGCCATTATCCTTAAGGGCTGTAGAGAGCTCACGAACACCGTGTCCCGCTGTTACCACGAGGAATCCAACATAGTCCATCATTCCACTGTCGACCGACTTCAAAAAGTCCGCTAGACAGAGATAAGGCTCAACACCTTGTCTTGGGAAAGTAAAGGTATGCAGAATCTCGGCTGTATTCTGTGGATTATACACGATAATATCGTTACCACTTGATTGTGCCGGAAAGAATTGATACATCGCATGAGGAGTAATCGTACCTTCCAGCATCGCTTGATGTAGAATGTCATCGACAGTACCTTTCAACTCCACAGTCCGCTCATCACCAGCAGCTAATTGCGCCTCTACAGAACCTCGTAGCCCCAGATGGTGACCGAGCAGCATTTGCATGTTCACATAAGGGATAATATGCCCCAATGGATAATTACGAATGACATGGCGCTCTAAATCGGGTGGAACAAATACAGGTGCATCTGGAGAAATTTTGGAGCGTACAGCTCTAGTCAGCGTAGGAAGCTCTTGCTTAGGAGCAACTGCCACTGCGGATTCTGCTTCCACTCGAATTTCCTCGGCAATTTTCTCCCGTTCAACAGGATTCATAAGCCGATTAGCAATATCGAGTCCATCCATAGCATCCTTAGCATATAATACCAGTCCATCATATTCCGGCCGGATACGTGTTTTGGTGAACTTGCGGGTCAAGGCAGCACCACCTACCATAATAGGCACATCAATCCCAGCCGTGCGTAGGTCTTGCGCAGTCAGCACCATCTGCTGTGCCGATTTTACGAGTAGTCCAGACAATCCGATCGCATCGGCTTTTTCACGACGAAACGCTTCGATAATGGTCTCAGGTGGTACTTTTATACCCAAATTAATGATCTGATAACCATTATTGGATAAGATGATCTCCACCAGATTCTTACCTATATCATGCACGTCGCCTTTTACAGTTGCCAGCATGATCTTACCTTTTACCGATGTCTCATCCTTCTTCATAAACTGCTCTAAATGACCAACAGAAGCCTTCATCACTTCAGCGCTTTGCAGCACCTCAGCAACAATCAACTCATTGTTATTAAACAGCCGTCCAACCTCTGACATCCCGGCCATTAGCGGGCCATTGATAATCTCCAAAGGTCCTGATTTGGTAAGCGCCTCATTAAGGTCTGGAATAAGTCCTTCTTTGGTGCCTTCAACTACATATGAAGCCAGACGCTCTTCTAGTGACAGGTTAGAAATTTTCTCTTTTTTCTCAACCTTTTTCCCTCGGAAGGCGGCTACAAAAGCAGCAAGCGTGTCGTCATTCGTATTATAAATTAATTCCTCCGCAAGACGACGGTCTTCAGCAGGAATAGACGCATAACGTTCTACCTTCTCGGTATTTACGATCGCATAATCCAATCCAGCCTTAGTGCACTCATAGAGGAATACTGAATTCAGCACTTCACGTCCTGCTTCCGGTAATCCAAAGGAAACGTTGCTGATCCCCAAGATCGTATGAACACCTGGAAGTGCTTCTTTGATTAGACGAATCCCATCAATAGTTTCTTTAGCAGAGCCAATATATTGTTCATCCCCGGTTCCTACAGGGAACACAAGCGTGTCGAAAATAAGGTCTTCTCCAGCTAATCCGTATTTGTTCACTAGTAAGTCGTAGGAGCGTTTGGCAACTTCCAGTTTGTCCGTAGCCTTGATTGCTTGTCCTGTCTCATCAATCGTACCCACTACGATAGCTGCGCCATACTTATGAATCAATGGAGTGACCAGCTCAAATTTTTCTTCACCATCTTCAAGGTTAATGGAGTTAATTATCGCCTTACCTTGACAGTACTGTAATGCCAGATCAATAACCTTCGGATCGGTAGTATCGATCATCAAAGGAACTTTAACCTTTTTTACAACTAATTCTAGAAACAGCTTAATATCTTCAATCTCATCACGGTCCGGATCTTGCACGCAGACGTCGATAACTTGAGCACCACTCTTCACCTGTGCACGGGCAATTTCTGAGGCTTCCTCATATTTACCTTCGACGATAAGACGTTTAAACTTACGCGATCCTAATACATTCGTACGTTCACCAACCATGTATGGACGGTTGTCGTTCTCAATATAAATAGGTTCAATCCCAGAAAGTGCCGGCGGATGATTTCCTGCAAGCGGACGTGGAGGGAATTGTGAAAGTGCCTCCGACATAGCACGGATATGTTCCGGTGTCGTTCCGCAACAACCTCCCGCAATGTTAAGCCATCCCTTTTCTGCAAACGCAGCAATTTTACGCGCAAGAGAATCAGGAGATTCATGATAATGCCCATTCTCATCTGGCAGTCCAGCGTTCGGATAACAACTCACAGCCGCTGAAGAGATTGCAGAAAGTGAACGAATATGATCACGCATGAACTCTGGACCCGTCGCACAGTTCAGACCTATAGAGATAGGCTTCAGATGTTCTAAAGAAATATAGAATGCTTCAATGTTCTGACCAGCAAGTGTGGTACCCATCGGCTCTATTGTTCCCGAAATCATCACTGGCAATTTGATACCCGTCTTCTCAAATGCATTTCGAATACCTATACTTCCAGCTTTCACGTTCAGCGTATCCTGAGAGGTCTCTAGCAATAACGCATCTACTTGACCATCAATCAATGCCACTGCCTGTTCCTCGTAGCTATCAACGAGCTCTTGGAAAGTGACGCCTCCTGTAACAGAGAGTGTCTTTGTTGTAGGACCCATCGCACCTACGACATAGCGGGGACGATCTGGTGTATCATATTTATCAACGGCATTGCGAGCTAGCTTTGCTGCAACCAGATTAATTTCACGAGCCCGCTGCGGAATATCATATTCAGCAAGTACAACAGACGTTGCACCAAATGTATTCGTTTCAATGAGATCAGCACCTGCTTCTAGATACTGCTCATGAATCGTCTGAATTACTTCTGGACGAGTTAATACTAGCATTTCATTACAGCCGTCCAATTCTTCCCCACCAAAATCCTCACCTGTCAGAGGCACCTGTTGGATCATTGTGCCCATTGCACCATCTAGAATTAATATTCTTTGTTGTAAGCTTTCCTCAAGTGTATATTTAGCCAACGTATAGTCCCCCCAGTAAAACATTAGAGTAAGTTTAGCAGAATAAAGGAATTTCGAAAAGCCTTCCTTTCCACTCTGCATTATCTGTAATCATAGGAATTGCTATTCTTTTAATTATGGTTTTACAGAGAGTTCTTTATTAGGCATAGAATGTTGAGTTCTAGCAGTTACGTGTGATGTAACAATATATTGTCCTTCTTTCGTTAGTGTTCCCTCTGCTTGATAGATTCCATCACTGACTAGCTTCCCTTTAAATTCAATTTTCTGTTCACTATCATCTTTACTCACAATTTCGAACAGAACCTCTTTCGCATCATCTACTGCCAAGTTGTCTTGCGTCACCACTGCTTCAAAGGTCACCTTCTGATTTACAACAACCTCTTCAGGATTCCAATGTAACTCGACCTTGATAGGTTCCATAGACATGTCCATGTTCATATTCATATTATGTACGCCAGAATGTTTAGTTTGGTCTGATGAACATCCTCCCAATACTAAAAGTGTTGCACCTAATAATAAAGGAACTATTGTTCTTGAAATCTTCATTTAGATTCCTCCCAGTCGAATTGATTACTAAGAATCTACCAATTCATGTTATACATTCTCCATCTATTATACACATTATTATTGGTTTTTCAGTATTTCGCATTAATTCAGCTAAACTCTTGTGACTTAAATCATATACTAGTAAATCTCATCTATCATATTAAATATGATGTAGATATAAAAAAGACAGCAAGTCTCCTAGATACCTAGGAACTCACTGCCTTCTTAAAGCTTAAATGAATGAAATTTTATAGAGATTGGACTAATGAAAGAAGCTCTCCAAGATGTTTGATTTCATAATCCGGCTGAATTTCCGGATCTGGCTGTTTGCCTTTTCTATTAATCCAAACTGTAGTCAAACCTGTTGCCAGCCCACCACGAATATCAGTTGTAAGCTTATCTCCGACCATAACTCCTTGCTCAGGTGCAATATCTAAAAGTTCTAGGGCATGCAGAAAAATTTCCTTATCCGGCTTTCCTTTTCCGAAGCTTCCAGAAATCACGATGTGATCAAAGAAAGGAACGATTTCAGGTACGCCATCTAGTTTCTCTTGTTGCAATGCAGGGCATCCATTAGTCAGAAGCAATAGCTTCACTTTTCCCTTCAGTTCTTCAAGCACCTGAATCGTTTCTTCATAGATGTAAGGTCGATTTCTACGCTCTGCTGCGAATTTGGCTGCTAATGTCTCAGCAAGAGCTTCGTCCTCTACACCAAGTGCTGCAAGACCACGACGCCATGCCTCTTTACGATATCCCGGTGCAAGCTGCTCCAATTGACGGAATTCCGGCTGTTCACCTGCAGTAAAGTTCCCCCAAAGTGCTTCAAACGGATTAATCCCAATCATCTTTGTAAACGGGTTCGTTTCGTAGGATTCATATAGTCCAATGGCTTCTTTACGCACCGCAAGTTCCAGTTCTTGTGGATCAATCGTATCCCCAGCGGCTTCACATGCAGAACGAAATGCTTCATTAACGCTCCGATCATCCCAGAGCAGTGTATCATCAAGGTCAAATAGTACGGCGGAAATTGGCATTACAGGTCTCCCTCTCCCATGGCTGGTTAATTTCTATTCGTGAACTACTTCAATTTGGTGAGCTTTTGCGAATGCTTCCAGTCGAGTCCCCATTGCATTGGTATCATAACGATTCATAAGTCTGGTAAAAATCCATTTCGTGCGTTTGCCTTTATGCTTAATTACAACAGCTCCACGCGAAAGGATGATTTTCTCAATATCAGAAGCTGGCAGATAACGTTCGCGGTTGAATTTTATAGTAGATAGTCTAGCATTCTCTACCTTCAAGTACGGACGTCGGAAGAACAGAAGTGCCGCTAGTAAGTAGTACAAAACGACTCCTAGCCAGTTCATAAGCATACCATTACCTTTGGCTTGGTCCACTGAACCAATCATCCAAAACATAGTACCAAGCACTAATAACACTACTGGAAATGCAATGTTACGGCCTTTAAAGGTTTCGCTGTTCTTACCAGGAGATTTAGATTTAGATGCGTAAATCGTTTCCTTCCCCTGTTTCTTTCTTTGCTTATTAATTTGCTGCGTGTTGCGTTGAACCATTCTTTCCCAAGAACGGGCCATATGCGTTCCCCCTAGTCATCCAGTAATATCTATGAAAAGGAACAGGGTGTTAATGCTTACGCCCCTTGTTACCTTGTTCATGCTCATCATTATCGACCAATTCAATCGTATTCAATTGTGCTCGGAAGTTATTGCGAATATTCCCCAAATAAATTTCACGAAGCTTGGCGCGTTCCGCCGTTTCCTCTTGATTAAGGCCTACGCTCTTCTGTTTGCGTGCCAATTCGTTAATACGCGCGACCAACTCATCAATATTCAAAACTTTCCCTCCCCTTATAAATTAATTCTAACTCTGCCATGAGAAAAAGAGCTTGTCAAGGTTTACTCCCTGCAAGCTCTTCATGTCCTCTTATTATGTTCTTAGAATATTAATATATAGGTAAAGTGAGAATATCTCCAGCATTAATCTGATTACCTTTAATGCCATTGAATTTTTTAATTCCTTCTATATATACAGCCGTTTTCATATCAGAAGGTTTATTCTCAAGAGCAATACTCCAAAGTGTATCTCCACGTTCAACCACTACGCGCTTCTCATCCTTCATTAAAGTAGTAGATCCTGCAAATACATTACCTACTACTGTAAGTCCTGATAGTACGAGCACAATGATCAATGTTAGTTTAATAACAAAATCTCTACGGAACAAACGCATCAAGCCTTCAAGCAAAAGCTCTGTAATCTCTTTAATCTGAGCTGAATAACGGGTAATAGGATTATGTCCTAAAGATTCAACCACTGGGGCTTTATCGTAGATGCTGCGGTATGTACTGTATTTTAACATGAATATCACCCTCCAAACACTTGTTCTTACTTTTGAAATTATAATAACACGAACATGTGTTTTGTTCAATACTATTTTAGAACAATTGTTCTCTTTTTTTCAGAGGTTAATATTTACCATATTCTTCATATAAAGAATCACTCTTATTGTTTAGATGAAGGAAACGCAATCAATACAAGACTACCATTTATTAACTCTTTCGAATTAATATTTATAATAGTTAGAACTTATGTTTGTGCGAACGGTAGTTCTATGTTATAATTTTCCCAAACATTACTATATGGGGTTGATTCCAATGTCAAAGATTTCAAGTCGCCAGCTGGCGATCCTGGAATTTATACGTAGCGAAGTCCGCAGCAAGGGTTATCCTCCTTCCGTCCGGGAGATTGGAGAAGCTGTTGGTCTTGCTTCCAGCTCCACAGTTCACGGTCATTTAGATCGGCTAGAGAAGAAGGGACTTATCCGTCGAGATCCAACGAAGCCTCGTGCGATAGAATTGCTTGGCCAAGAGGATTCCGAGAATGTCCATCATTTCGCGCAAACCGTCGCTCGCATTCCTGTCGTAGGTAAGGTTACCGCCGGGGTTCCTATCACTGCTACTGAGAATATTGAAGACTACTTCCCGCTTCCAACTCACTATGTTGGAGATAACAAAGTATTTATGTTATCGGTTCAAGGTGACAGTATGGTCGAAGCTGGGATTATGAATGGCGACTATGTTATTGTTCGTCAACAACAAACGGCTGATAACGGAGATATCGTTGTAGCTATGACCGAAGAAGATGAAGCAACCGTTAAGACTTTTTATAAAGAACGTGATCATATACGTCTTCAGCCGGAGAATCCGGCGTACGAGCCTCTTCGCCTTAATCGCGTGACCATTCTCGGCAGAGTTATCGGATTATTTCGAGATATCCACTAAGTATGCACTCCTACCAAGCGAAAACGGATACCGCCCTTTAAAGGACGGTATCCGTTTCTACGAGAAGTATAAGGATAGGGTATATCGTAAAAATATATACTTTCTTTTATTTTTTTAAAAGCTGTTCTGCAAATGCAGAACAGCTTTTTTATTGTTATCAAACTCCATTTATCAATTACAGAACATTTATTCTTATGGGCTAAAATGACCATTTTTAATGAATAACCGTTTAGGCATCCTCCTCATATCTTAATTAGAAAGGAGTGTTGCACAATGCCAAATTACCGGATTATAGTTGATCTGACGCAGCGTATGCTTTATCTTCTTGATAACGACATTGTGATCAGGGGCTTCCCAGTCGGAATCGGTAAAATGTTAACTCAATCACCACTCGGTGAATTCACAATCATTAACAAACAACCCGATCCAGGTGGTCCATTTGGGGTCTTTTGGATGGGTCTATCTAAGCCTCACTATGGGATACATGGAAATAATGATCCCTCATCCATAGGGCACGAAGTATCCCACGGTTGTATTCGTATGTACAATGAAGATGTGTTAGCACTAGCTGCGATTGTTCCGATTGGAACACGAGTAACGATCAGGAATTAAATCTATCTCTATAGATAAACACGCCTCACTCATGGTTCAATGGAGGAGGCGTGTTTGTATTTATGTATTTTTGATGACCTAATAGGAATTATGTGGTTATATGTCGAATAATGTTAACAGGATTTCAAATTGAAAGGAAGTGTCTCGTTTTGAACAACTCAAAAATTAGAACCCTCGTCGATTTTAAAGTCGATGCACTTGTTAAACTCTCTGGCTTATTGTTAAATAACGATCAAGCGAGTGGAAAAAAAGTAAATTTACTCACCTCATTCGGCAGTATTCAAGGGACCATCTCCCCTTCCACCTCCAATAAAGAGGATGTTTTTGACTTAAAATCTCTAATGGATGATGTCATTGTAGATGAATACATATCTTATTTAGGTGCGGAACATCCCGATAAAAATTTCAGCTATAACTTTGTAGTCCTTAATGATGTTTCTGTAAGACCCTATACTCACTATGAATCTCCGATCGAATACAAACAGCTAATTGTTTATACTGATCAAATCACAGCCTTCAATTTCTTATGATTTTGACATATTTATTTTAAAAACCTCTCATCAGCACTCCAGCAGTTGCCACAATTTTGCACTCAGCTCGCAAAATCGGCAGATCTCTGGGTGCTTTCTCTTTTTCTAATCAATAGTCGTTTCCTAAATTCCCACGATTTTCGCTCTTAACAGATACTAGTAGAGTGAATTCAGGCATATCTTTCAATAAGCAATAAATCTTGCTCTACTGAGATCATTGGAGGTGTGATTACATGCTGATTTTCTTGATGTATATGTTTGCCATTGTAGGAGGAATTTTAATTCTAAGTGCCGTTATTATAGAATTAAAAAAACTATCTACTTCTTCTGAACTTTCTAAGCTGTTAAACGCAACCTCATCTTTTAATATTATATTCACCAAAACATTCATTCCGCCCAATCAATCTCACTTGATCGCCCTTAATGAACCTTATAAAAAAATAGCAATAGGTACCAGCAATCCAAAAACAAGCAAAAAAGCAATAGCAAAGCTTTACTCGTTCGACAATATAATGGGATCAGAGATTGTTGTTAACGCACTAACCCTTTCAAAAGTATCTAAACGACAACAAAACAGCAAATCAACTGCTTCAAGTGCGGATATTAATGTGCTTAATAACGTTGACGAAGAGGCTGATGTTATCGAGGAACTTACGCTTAAAATATACATGAACAGCAATGAAATACCTGTGTATAGTATTTCCTTCTTGCCAGGCTTACTGCCCATTCAACAATCCGATAATCAGTACAAAGAAGCTTACTCCCAAGTCCAACAATTACATGCGTTCTTCAGGTCGATCGTATCCGAATAAATGCCCCCCTTCCACCTCTGATTACTTCACTTTACTTTACCCAATTAGAAATTTTGAAAACCTTAAGGAAAGACAAAAAACGGTCCTTTTGGGGGGGCCGTTTTCGCTGCATCCAACATTCATTTTAAAATTGCACACTAAATCCGTTAAATTGGTGAATGCCCGTACCATGAGCGACAAGATCCCGTTCACGTAATTCACGAACTGCCTTCATAACCTCTTGCAAAATAGATGGATCTAGACCCAACGTATTATGAGAGCCAAATATTTGTGATACACCTGGAATTTTTGCAATTTTTTCTAATGAAGCCACTAAATCAACAGGACTAGTAGAGGGGTAAAAAGCATAAATTGGCGTAACATCATACAATAAATCCCCTGTAAACAGATACCCGTTCGCATGATCAAAGATGCTAATATGTCCTGGCGAATGACCCGGTGTGTGGTAAATTTCTAATCTACGCCCGCCTAAATCAAGCACATCTCCCTCTCGCAATAGAGCTGTTGGTTTCCCTTGATAAGGTGTATACGTATTAGGATCAAACGTCTCAGGAACAGGAAGAGTAATATCTCGGCTCATATCTTTTCTGATCTGGGCAAGGGACAAACCTCGTATTCCATTAATCAGCCAATCCTCATCCTCTTTATGAACATAGATCGTCTCAAATTGTCCATGACTGCCAATATGATCTGCATGCACATGCGTAGTGATGACAGCGATAGGTAAATCCGTTAACTGATCCGTTATTCTTTTTATATTATCGATGCCTAATCCCGTATCAATCAACACCGCTTGTTCTTTCCCTAACAACAAAAAAGAGTGCACCTTTTCCCAATGTCCATATTCACTGATTGCATAAGTAATTGGATCAATTTTCGTGACTGTGAACCATCGATCTTGAATCAAGTGTGATCCTCCATTCCGTTCCATTTCTCCCTTACCTGCTCTTCTCCTTTATAATAGTCCGCTTGTTGATCCGCCTGATAAATTTCTTGATAGGGGAGAATGTTGATTTTACCTGAGTCCGGATATTCGCAAACATCTATGCCCTGGTTCGTTCGGAGATCAAGATACTTGCAAGGTGCATCCGTATGATTATAAAGTTGATGCGCTCCTTCAGGTCCTATTTCAAAAAATAGCACATCACCTTCAGAAACCTCACTAAAACCCTCGGGAGTTCTTAACATCGCTTTTCCCGTCAAAATCACAAATATTTCTTCAGCGTTTCTATGAAAATGATAAGGAAAGGAATACTTATCTGGATCAAGCGATCTTATGTCGAAGACAAGATGTTTAGAATTAGCGATCTCAGCTAACCTCTCACTCGTATGCCAAGCAAACTCAGGGATCGGAGATAACTTTTGTTTAAATGAAACTGTATTTTCATTAAAAATCTTCGCCAAATATAACACCCCTCATCCATTACGCTTTTCTTTCAATATAATCGGTTTGGTACTTTATGTAAATGCAGATTATCAGATTTAATAATAAAAAAAGCCCCGCCAGCTTTGGCGAGACTCTTGTATGTGAAATATCCTATTTATTTTGAAGAACGATTTTGATTTCTCCATCTGAACTAAAACTTAAAACCGTGAAATCAGTATTGATTTCAAGTTCTTTCCAATCCTTAGGAAGCTGGTAAGCTAGTTTGCCACGAATTTTCTTTCCCGCAGCTAAAGCGCCGTCCATTGTTCCTACTTGACTATCCAAAGTATGAGCCAAGAGATCTTCATTTATGGAGAAGCTGTCTTGGTATGCATTGAACATTAGCATAGAGCTTACCATATAATCTTTACTGGAAATATTCTCAAGTATAATTCCGATTTCTACAAACTCATTACCCTCTGATGGTTGTACATAATCATTTCCTTTAGGCTTTTCCAGAGACTC
This genomic stretch from Paenibacillus sp. FSL H7-0737 harbors:
- a CDS encoding HAD-IIA family hydrolase — translated: MEQIKGLLIDLDGTLYHGQKMIPGADLLIKGLREVGIPFLFVTNNSSRTAANVAAHLCGMGIDAKAEEVCTSSMAAARYIAEESPGAAVAILGEEGLHVACTEAGLRIVTDSPDYVLQGIDRSFNYTSLSQASRWILGGAKFVLTNPDLMLPSDDGIMPGAGTIGAAIEAASGVSPVVIGKPESHLIKFATDLLGIEPEHAVVVGDNMRTDIAAGVNAGCRTVLVFTGLTNAENLDHYKNLTGISPDEICADLTELKTFLGV
- the rnz gene encoding ribonuclease Z, translating into MELYFLGTNAGVPTIQRNVTSIALRLLEERRSIWMFDCGEGTQHQVLRSPIRLGKLEKLFITHLHGDHLFGLPGLLSSRGYQGGTSPLTVYGPPGLKAYLDISLAVSQSRIPYKIEIVEHTGGTVFEDDGFKVEAALLEHRIDSYGYRVTEKDSPGSLNTELLKSFGLKPGPLYGKLKKGEDVITDDGVRICAADVVREPKRGRIVTILGDTRPCSGALELSLHADLIVHEATFAHDLAEMAYQYHHSTARQAAELAKEANAGQLLLTHFSSRYSSSEELIPLLEEAELIFPETLLAEEFGTYPIYRRQNGQLGK
- the metH gene encoding methionine synthase, which encodes MGTMIQQVPLTGEDFGGEELDGCNEMLVLTRPEVIQTIHEQYLEAGADLIETNTFGATSVVLAEYDIPQRAREINLVAAKLARNAVDKYDTPDRPRYVVGAMGPTTKTLSVTGGVTFQELVDSYEEQAVALIDGQVDALLLETSQDTLNVKAGSIGIRNAFEKTGIKLPVMISGTIEPMGTTLAGQNIEAFYISLEHLKPISIGLNCATGPEFMRDHIRSLSAISSAAVSCYPNAGLPDENGHYHESPDSLARKIAAFAEKGWLNIAGGCCGTTPEHIRAMSEALSQFPPRPLAGNHPPALSGIEPIYIENDNRPYMVGERTNVLGSRKFKRLIVEGKYEEASEIARAQVKSGAQVIDVCVQDPDRDEIEDIKLFLELVVKKVKVPLMIDTTDPKVIDLALQYCQGKAIINSINLEDGEEKFELVTPLIHKYGAAIVVGTIDETGQAIKATDKLEVAKRSYDLLVNKYGLAGEDLIFDTLVFPVGTGDEQYIGSAKETIDGIRLIKEALPGVHTILGISNVSFGLPEAGREVLNSVFLYECTKAGLDYAIVNTEKVERYASIPAEDRRLAEELIYNTNDDTLAAFVAAFRGKKVEKKEKISNLSLEERLASYVVEGTKEGLIPDLNEALTKSGPLEIINGPLMAGMSEVGRLFNNNELIVAEVLQSAEVMKASVGHLEQFMKKDETSVKGKIMLATVKGDVHDIGKNLVEIILSNNGYQIINLGIKVPPETIIEAFRREKADAIGLSGLLVKSAQQMVLTAQDLRTAGIDVPIMVGGAALTRKFTKTRIRPEYDGLVLYAKDAMDGLDIANRLMNPVEREKIAEEIRVEAESAVAVAPKQELPTLTRAVRSKISPDAPVFVPPDLERHVIRNYPLGHIIPYVNMQMLLGHHLGLRGSVEAQLAAGDERTVELKGTVDDILHQAMLEGTITPHAMYQFFPAQSSGNDIIVYNPQNTAEILHTFTFPRQGVEPYLCLADFLKSVDSGMMDYVGFLVVTAGHGVRELSTALKDNGDYLRSHALQSVALEVAEGLAERVHHMMRDTWGFPDPADMTMKQRHGARYQGIRVSFGYPACPDLEDQGPLFKLLSPEDIGVHLTEGFMMEPEASVSAMVFAHPEAQYFNVEKL
- a CDS encoding FixH family protein, which translates into the protein MKISRTIVPLLLGATLLVLGGCSSDQTKHSGVHNMNMNMDMSMEPIKVELHWNPEEVVVNQKVTFEAVVTQDNLAVDDAKEVLFEIVSKDDSEQKIEFKGKLVSDGIYQAEGTLTKEGQYIVTSHVTARTQHSMPNKELSVKP
- a CDS encoding HAD family hydrolase — encoded protein: MPISAVLFDLDDTLLWDDRSVNEAFRSACEAAGDTIDPQELELAVRKEAIGLYESYETNPFTKMIGINPFEALWGNFTAGEQPEFRQLEQLAPGYRKEAWRRGLAALGVEDEALAETLAAKFAAERRNRPYIYEETIQVLEELKGKVKLLLLTNGCPALQQEKLDGVPEIVPFFDHIVISGSFGKGKPDKEIFLHALELLDIAPEQGVMVGDKLTTDIRGGLATGLTTVWINRKGKQPDPEIQPDYEIKHLGELLSLVQSL
- a CDS encoding DUF896 domain-containing protein, with protein sequence MNIDELVARINELARKQKSVGLNQEETAERAKLREIYLGNIRNNFRAQLNTIELVDNDEHEQGNKGRKH